The following are from one region of the Thermithiobacillus tepidarius DSM 3134 genome:
- the erpA gene encoding iron-sulfur cluster insertion protein ErpA has product MTTATQTVDEMPAALTLTESAANKVKGLIEEEGNADLKLRVFVTGGGCSGFQYGFTFDENTQDGDTAVEQHGVTLLIDPMSYQYLAGAEIDFSEGLEGAQFVIKNPNATTTCGCGSSFSA; this is encoded by the coding sequence ATGACCACTGCGACGCAAACCGTGGACGAGATGCCGGCGGCGCTGACCCTGACCGAGAGCGCGGCCAACAAGGTGAAGGGCCTGATCGAGGAAGAGGGCAATGCCGATCTGAAGCTGCGGGTCTTCGTGACCGGCGGCGGCTGTTCCGGCTTCCAGTACGGTTTCACCTTCGACGAGAACACCCAGGATGGTGACACCGCGGTGGAGCAGCACGGCGTGACCCTGCTGATCGATCCCATGAGCTACCAGTACCTGGCCGGCGCGGAGATCGATTTCTCCGAGGGGCTGGAGGGCGCCCAGTTCGTCATCAAGAACCCCAACGCCACCACCACCTGCGGCTGCGGTTCTTCTTTTTCCGCTTAA
- the argC gene encoding N-acetyl-gamma-glutamyl-phosphate reductase yields MQIRVGIVGGTGYTGVELLRLLARHPGARVTAITSRAEAGMRVDALFPNLRGHCELSFSEPDPAALAATCDVVFFATPHGVAMDLAPQLLAAGVKVIDLGADFRLRDPATFARWYGMEHRALDWLEKAVYGLPETRRAAIREAQLIANPGCYPTATQLGFLPLLEAGLLDPHSLIADTKSGASGAGRAAKLPNLLCEAGDSFSAYAVSGHRHQPEIEQELSCWAGGEVRVTFVPHLTPMIRGIHATLYGRLTRDIDAADLQVLYEARYREEPFVDVLPPGSHPATRSVRGANVCRIAVHQPRPGQVVVLSVIDNLVKGASGQAVQNMNLLFGLPEAMGLEDVALMP; encoded by the coding sequence ATGCAAATACGTGTCGGTATCGTCGGTGGAACGGGTTATACGGGCGTCGAGCTGCTGCGCCTGCTGGCCAGGCATCCCGGGGCGCGGGTGACGGCCATCACCTCGCGGGCCGAGGCGGGCATGCGGGTGGATGCGCTCTTTCCCAACCTGCGCGGGCATTGCGAGCTGAGCTTCAGCGAGCCGGACCCGGCGGCGCTGGCCGCTACCTGCGACGTGGTCTTCTTCGCCACCCCCCACGGCGTGGCCATGGACCTGGCGCCGCAGCTCCTGGCCGCGGGCGTGAAGGTGATCGATCTGGGCGCCGATTTCCGCCTGCGCGATCCGGCAACCTTCGCCCGCTGGTACGGTATGGAGCACCGGGCCCTGGACTGGCTGGAAAAGGCCGTCTACGGCCTGCCGGAGACGCGCCGGGCGGCGATCCGCGAGGCGCAACTGATCGCCAATCCCGGCTGCTACCCGACCGCCACGCAACTGGGTTTTCTGCCGCTGCTGGAAGCCGGGCTGCTGGACCCGCACAGCCTCATCGCCGACACCAAGTCGGGCGCCAGCGGGGCGGGCCGGGCGGCCAAGCTGCCCAATCTCCTGTGCGAGGCGGGCGACAGCTTTTCGGCCTATGCCGTGTCCGGCCACCGGCACCAGCCCGAGATCGAGCAGGAGTTGTCCTGCTGGGCCGGCGGCGAGGTGCGCGTGACCTTCGTGCCCCACCTGACGCCCATGATCCGCGGCATCCATGCCACCCTGTACGGGCGCCTGACCCGCGACATCGATGCCGCCGACCTGCAGGTTCTGTACGAGGCCCGTTACCGCGAGGAGCCCTTCGTGGACGTGCTGCCGCCCGGCAGCCACCCGGCCACCCGCAGCGTGCGCGGCGCCAATGTCTGCCGGATCGCGGTGCACCAGCCGCGCCCGGGGCAGGTGGTGGTGCTGTCGGTGATCGACAACCTGGTCAAGGGCGCTTCCGGGCAGGCGGTGCAGAACATGAACCTGCTCTTCGGCCTGCCGGAGGCCATGGGGCTGGAAGATGTGGCGCTGATGCCCTGA